The following nucleotide sequence is from uncultured Draconibacterium sp..
TTGTCCTGACGGAAGTAAAAACTATCAAACGGCCATTAAACTAAAAAAAGTCGAAAAGAAGATGTTGGAAAAAGATATTCCGGCACAACTATCATTTTCAGCAGGTTCATATATTTGTAACCTGGCTTATTATCTGTCTATTTACGAAAGCGAAAAGCAAGGGTTTGATAGTGTGCTTAAAGGGTTTATTCATATTCCGCCACTGCCGTCCACTGAAAGGGAACTAAGGCAGGAACTATCGTCACTGCCATACAATACAATTATTAGCGGCTTGAACGTTTTTATTGAAAACGCAATTAAATGCCAACAAAAAAACACATGCAAAGATAGGCGGTTTGCCCAGTCTTTGTAAAGGTCACGCCCTATCGGGTTTTGCCCGATTTTTTTGATAAGGGTGTTTGACTTTTTAATGGAATAAAAAAATAGAGACAAAAACCTTGACCAAGCCCGGTCAACCCACCTTGAAAAGCGGCATTCTTTTTTTCTTTTTTCCGGTTTTTCTTTTTTTCTTTGAATATGGGGTATTTGTGAAAAGAAATTGAATACGCCCACGGCTTTTGTTACACTTTCAGCAGGTCTCAATATGAAAGGTAAACAAGAAATGAGAAATATTCTTTTCGGTGGTGGCAACGGTTAATAAAAAGAGGTGTGCAGTGCGTAAAAATACACCATTGCACAGCCCCTTATTTTTCTTTCAAATTATATCAGACATCTTCCCTAAGCACGGCTTATGAGATTTTATTCGATTAGCACGGTGTCCTCCGTATCACTGCCGTAAATTCGGTTGATAATGGCTTGGCTGACTTGTTTTTCAGGTCGTCCACCGGGGATTCTAAAACCTTGTGTTTCGGAGGCTGGTTTATTATCCAGAATGGTTTCTTTTAAATTTTTACTGATAATTAGCTTGTCCACTTCATCCATTAAAAAATCTTTGCCCTGGGCATATAAAACTGCCACGCGCAGATAATGAAAAAAAGCAAGAAGGATAAGGAAAAGGCCTACAAAAACGGCGAAATAGGTAAAAATCAAAACAACACCGACCAGAAACACCAGTAAAGGCTCATAATAGCGTTCGACCTTGGTTGCATCATTCTTGATAAATTTGGTTTTTCGTTCAACCCAATCCCATAAGGGGTTTAATGTTTCCCCTTCAAAATAGCTGTATATATCGCCCCGTATGATTTTTGAACTTCGCTTAAACTCTAAACGGCGAAAAATAGATTGCATGAGGAATAGCAAGATAAAAATGACCCAGGTAAAATTCAGGTAATCAAAAATCTCGCTGATATGGCGCAAGTCTCTGCGGTATTGATACGGGGTGTATAAGATTACGGCAAAGGTAACGCTGGCCGCCATTGTAAAATAGCGTTCTCCCAGCTTTCGCCTTAGAAACACTGCGACAATCAGGTTCGGGAACTTGGTCAGGGCAAGGATGGCCTGACGGTAAAACATACGAAGATAGCTTCGGTACAAAAATTTGGTGGCGTAATTCGACTCAATTTTTTCTTGTGGTTTCATTATGATTTTTTTTAGTGTGTGATTGTTTATTGCATTTGTTTGAATTTTACAAAAAGCTGGGGCGTGTAATGAATGTTCCTGTTTTTTTGTCGACGATGAAGGTGAACAAACGATTCCACGATAAAGTCGTTTTCTTCTGCGCCGGTTTTAAGCAGTATGAATTCTTCCGGGGCGACGTAGGGACTGTCTTTTACATTTTCCGTTTCGGAAATCGTCAGGTCTTTCCCGTAACTGTTTCCTTCCGTGTAAAAACTTACAAAGACTTTCCCAAATAGCTTGCTGGCATATTCGTTCGTTACCGTATCCGAATTGGAATGAAATATCTTTGTCCCTAATGTTCCCAGAAAAGAGTCAACATAGGCGCGGTTGCCTTCACCGCCCATATTGGCAATATAGTTCGGTAAATTCTGTGTGATATAAACCGTACACACACGGGCGGATCGTGCCGTGGACTGAAAGGCCATATCATGATGATGGATAAAATTCTGGGCTTCATCCGCCCATAAGAAAACAGGCTTGGGGTGTAAGTCGGTATTGCGTCGTTCCATTGCCGTTTGCCAGATATATTTGAACATGATTTGAATGTCACGCCCGACCTTGTCATAGATTTTAACAGGCAGGTTCAGCAGAATAATTTTATTTTTGGTAAAACAGTCTTCGGGCGAGAATGTACTTTCGCCGCTGCAAAACAGCGAATAAAACGGCTCTCGGGTAAGGGGGAAAAGAAAACTGTCTAAGGAATATTCGATAATGGAACGGGTTTTCTCGCTTAGCTCCATGTGGCGGTCAAGGAAGTATTTTTCCAAACGGGAATAGAGTTCTTTCTTTTGTGAGGACATTTTATGATACTTGCCACGTATCGTGCGAGTCATGATATCGGCGAACAGGCTTTTATCATAAGCCTTTTCTTCAAACAGCCCGTCCATGTTTTTAGGAATGGAGGTCGCTACATCATGGATTTTATCAATGGAGATATCCTTGCCATAGGCCAGAATACATAAATCAATAACGCTGTTCAGATAAATATCCATCGCATCATCCCAAAAGCGTTCGCGGTTCCGCTCTCCCGATGAAATCGTTCTTTCCGCATCGATAACCGTTCGAAACAGCTGGACGATATTGGCCGTTAATCCTTTGCCCCGGTCTTTACGGCTCATTTCATAATCAAGAAAATTAAAACGGTGCTTTCCTTGCGGCTCGACAATAATCAGATCGTTGGTGCGCCCTGCATTTTTACAATAGGTCTTCCACGTTTCCACCTCGTCATCTTTGACGGTTAGAACGAGGCCGCCAAACCCTTTTTCAAGGTATTTTTTGGCTATCTGGTAACCCGACCCGGAAGATTTGCCCGAGCCAATACCGCCGAATACCTGAACACCTTCAACACCATGGCGAACCGTCCAATCGACATTTTGTGGGAACTTGAATAAAATAGTATCCAGAATATCTGTCTTTTTTATGCTTAAGTAGGTCATAAGGGGATCGTTTAGTAAAACATAAGGGTTAGTCTTTATCTTTGTCGGTATTCCTTTCCCGGCTTTTATCCATATTCTTGTCCAGGGAACGGTTTCCCAGATTATCCATCTCCTGTGTCACTTTCTCACGCATCAAATCGTCAGAGCATTTTTGAAAGCCTTCGGCTCGGGACAGTTCTTTATCCTCAAAGCTTTTATCAAGCGACTGAGCCAACTGGGCGTTTTCTTGAAACAGAATGTACGCTTCGTTATAGCCTTTTTGAAATTCAGCCATGCTTTTGTCTGCCTCGTGTTCCGGCTTTAAATCCGTGTCCTGTGGGTGGTAGGTATCATAAACCGTTTCGGCCTGATCAATATAATGGTCATAAAGTAGAATTTGCGCATGCTCGCGATTGGCCGCATAAGACTTTGCACCGTTTTCATTATGCAACCCGATAAGTTTTCCCATATAAAAATTGCCGTCCTGGACTTGCTGGATGTTATCCAGTTCCTGCCTTTTGCTTTGATACTCAAAATCGATTTGCCTTAGTTTTTCAATGGCTTCATCCGAGGTTGATTTTTCCAGCAACTCACGGGTTATTGTTGGTGATTTTTCAGTGTTCATATTGAAATTTTGAGGTTAATGGGATAAAATAACGTTTCGGAGAAACAAAGAGGAAAGGGCATAGCCCATGGCGTTTGATTATAAAAATCCCAAAGTCAATGATTGGCTGTCCCAGCCTGACCAATTGCCGGAATATGAAGACAAGGCGAATGAGCTTATCATCAAGGCTTGCGGGAAGTTTCCCTATGAGAGTGTCGGACTGGTCAGCGGTGTTTTTACCGTTCGCGCCATGATTAAGGCCAATGAAAAGGGCGGCGGCACGGTTATCAGTGAAGAAGAGTTTCTTGAGCGTATTCCAGGAATGTTCTAACTGTTTCATTGTCGTGCAGATTATTTAGAATGTGTCCTGGGCTTTGCTATCCAGAAATTCCATAATGGAATCACGGTCATAGAGGATGATTTTCTTTTTCGGTTGGGTGAAACGGATTTTACCCGTATCGCGCATATGTTGGAGCGTGGTTTTGGATTTAATCCCTAACAGTTTCATGGCGGTGTCGCCATCTATCCATTTATCGTGGGTGATGTTGTTTTTTTCTTTGATGCGCTCGACAACCTGTTCAACCAGAGAGAAGAGCGCTTCACTTTCAAGGCAGATGACTTCCATTCGGGTGCATTTTGGTTCGTACTAAAAGTATGGAAAAACAAATGCCGCCTTGCGTAAAAACGACAAGGGCGGCATTCAATTTAACATTATAATAAAATAGGTTATTGTCGGTTTTTGATACACCTGACGTTTAACCCGTCTTAGCGGTTTATTGTTTCCATTAATGCATAAGAGCGATCATACATAACTCTCATGAACCAGCATTGATCAACCCACTGGCTTTTATCTTTTGTCCAGAAATAGGCGATTTCTCCTTTATAGTCGGCATCGCCATATATTCTTCTTCCGGCTGGTAGAGCAGTAAAACCCGTGCTGTTCGTTGCCGTCGTGTTCGGATATAGCCAGTGGTTTGTTCCGATTTCTTTCAACTGGCCGCCAGGCAAACTGGAAAATCCGTCTCCTCCTAGATAATTGATGAGTGTTTCATAAATTGTTTTTTACTTGGTTATTCAGATATAAATTTTCCTTTTGAAGAATTCTTTTCAAATTCCTGTCATGGGGTACTCTGATGGGGTTTTTATTACAAATCATATTCAATATTATCCAGTGATCTTCTTACCAGATTACAGGTTCTTCGATGGTATAGATACACGATAACAAAATATGCTGGAATTAAGGCCGGGCCTATAATAATGATAAGAAGCATAATAGAAAGTATGACCAACCCGATTAAAATCGCTTTTCCGCCCTTTGTCTTGACAGAGATTTCTATGTCAACATCGTTTCCATTTTGCTTGATAAATCCTTCAATAACGACCGAGGAAACATAGGCGTTCTGGGTCTTTTGTTTTATGTCAAAATCATTTACGGATATCCTGCCTTTGGGGGAGATATTGGTGTTACCCACTTTGACATTCAGTTCGTTTCGAACGATAGAGATAATTTTATCAAAAGTCTGATTGCTCTTATACGATTTTGAGATTCTGGTTTTATACATGATTATTCGTTTGAAAGGATGTTTAATGGACACAATCATCCGTTTGTGCCTTTTTACTTGAATTTTTCCTCCATTGCTGCACTTTCCCTTTTGGTTTGTTGTGATAAACAGCCCAAAAGAATTCGGGCAACAATGAAGGAGAATAGGGGACTTACTCAATCTTTTTTAGATAGTAATGACCTTCTTCAAGATTCTCTCTCAGCTTGGTTTCAAAGCCCTGGATAAGCGTATCAACCTTTGCTTTGTCTGCTTCGGAAAAGTTTCCCCCGACATAAGAGCTGATACGTAACGTTTGTTTGTTTTCATCGTCGTCCCATGTAATCGATGCGGACAGCCCCGAGAAAGAATATTTTCCAAAGTATTCCTGTAATTTATTACTTTCTCCGGTTTCCCACGAAATCATTTCCGGTGTTTGACTT
It contains:
- a CDS encoding TraM recognition domain-containing protein — its product is MTYLSIKKTDILDTILFKFPQNVDWTVRHGVEGVQVFGGIGSGKSSGSGYQIAKKYLEKGFGGLVLTVKDDEVETWKTYCKNAGRTNDLIIVEPQGKHRFNFLDYEMSRKDRGKGLTANIVQLFRTVIDAERTISSGERNRERFWDDAMDIYLNSVIDLCILAYGKDISIDKIHDVATSIPKNMDGLFEEKAYDKSLFADIMTRTIRGKYHKMSSQKKELYSRLEKYFLDRHMELSEKTRSIIEYSLDSFLFPLTREPFYSLFCSGESTFSPEDCFTKNKIILLNLPVKIYDKVGRDIQIMFKYIWQTAMERRNTDLHPKPVFLWADEAQNFIHHHDMAFQSTARSARVCTVYITQNLPNYIANMGGEGNRAYVDSFLGTLGTKIFHSNSDTVTNEYASKLFGKVFVSFYTEGNSYGKDLTISETENVKDSPYVAPEEFILLKTGAEENDFIVESFVHLHRRQKNRNIHYTPQLFVKFKQMQ
- a CDS encoding helix-turn-helix domain-containing protein: MEVICLESEALFSLVEQVVERIKEKNNITHDKWIDGDTAMKLLGIKSKTTLQHMRDTGKIRFTQPKKKIILYDRDSIMEFLDSKAQDTF